The proteins below come from a single Gavia stellata isolate bGavSte3 chromosome 8, bGavSte3.hap2, whole genome shotgun sequence genomic window:
- the LOC132317419 gene encoding forkhead box protein J1-like, translating to MAEGWLSRLPAGKNRGQKGSMGDADDLDDSLTSLMWLQDFSIANPSMGKSSCCPSGQDPHNCQRIPSFAAPCSPLAADPACMGIPHTPCNPISSCTSRTAHNTMAVNPQLMDDIDYKTNPHVQPPYSYATLICMAMEASNKPKVTLSAIYQWITDNFCYFRHADPTWQNSIRHSLSLNKCFIKVPREKGEPGKGGFWKLDPQHADRLKNGAFKKRRMPPVQIPPSFTGRAQQEVRCVTNSATSTCTTDSILYVNTESQQLLKEFEKVTGNENRNPEDGKAGQKRRQPLPKRTAKASRLSSSALLTQEEQTELGSLKGDFDWEAILDTNLSGDLSIFGDLEFTPPLSPATRNPDLTVQGHHVDCPQGQEQVLTEPSLNNLDFDETLMATSFLQHPWDEETDDLLSNCINIDQLFDLNDTSLPVDVSDWSSLTALL from the exons ATGGCTGAGGGGTGGCTGAGCCGCCTGCCAGCTGGAAAGAACAGAGGGCAGAAGGGCAGCATGGGGGACGCGGACGACCTGGATGACAGCCTGACCAGCCTCATGTGGCTGCAGGACTTCTCAATTGCCAACCCCAGCATGGGCaagtcctcctgctgccccagcgGCCAGGACCCCCACAACTGTCAGAGGAtccccagctttgctgcccCATGCTCGCCCCTGGCCGCCGACCCAGCGTGCATGGGCATCCCCCACACTCCCTGCAATCCCATCTCCTCCTGCACCTCGAGGACGGCGCACAACACCATGGCCGTGAACCCTCAGCTCATGGACGACATCGACTACAAGACCAACCCGCACGTCCAGCCGCCCTACTCCTACGCCACCCTCATCTGCATGGCGATGGAGGCCAGCAATAAGCCCAAAGTCACCCTTTCTGCCATCTACCAGTGGATTACTGACAACTTCTGCTACTTCCGACATGCTGATCCCACCTGGCAG AACTCCATCcggcacagcctctccttgaaCAAGTGCTTCATCAAGGTCCCCCGGGAGAAGGGCGAGCCGGGGAAAGGCGGGTTTTGGAAGCTGGACCCCCAACATGCTGACCGGCTCAAGAACGGTGCCTTCAAAAAGCGGAGGATGCCCCCAGTGCAGATCCCCCCGTCCTTCACCGGAAGAGCCCAGCAAGAAGTACGGTGCGTCACCAACTCGGCCACTTCAACTTGCACCACCGATAGCATCCTCTACGTCAACACGGAGtcgcagcagctgctgaaagaatttgaaaaagtCACTGGCAACGAGAACCGGAATCCAGAGGATGGCAAAGCAGGCCAGAAGCGCAGGCAGCCCTTGCCCAAGCGAACGGCCAAGGCGTCGCggctttccagctctgccttgctgaCCCAGGAAGAGCAGACCGAGCTGGGATCGCTGAAAGGTGACTTTGACTGGGAGGCCATCTTAGACACCAACCTGAGTGGGGACCTCTCCATTTTCGGGGATCTGGAGTTCACACCTCCACTAAGCCCCGCAACACGCAACCCGGACTTGACGGTACAAGGGCACCACGTCGACTGTCctcaggggcaggagcaggtcCTCACTGAACCCAGCCTGAACAACCTGGACTTTGACGAAACCTTGATGGCCACGTCtttcctgcagcatccctgggatgAAGAGACAGACGATCTCCTCTCCAACTGCATCAACATAGATCAGTTGTTTGACCTCAACGATACCTCTTTGCCAGTGGATGTGAGCGACTGGAGCAGTCTCACGGCCCTTTTATAA
- the LOC132317445 gene encoding LOW QUALITY PROTEIN: exocyst complex component 7-like (The sequence of the model RefSeq protein was modified relative to this genomic sequence to represent the inferred CDS: inserted 2 bases in 1 codon) → MIPAEEVSARRRAIEGKLKQEEETLSFIKESLEKSDQLTKNMVSILSSFESRLMKLENSIIPVHKQTXNLQRLQENVEKTLSCLDHVISYSHVAKDTEKIIKEGPTGRLEEYLNCMDKIQKVVEYFQDNNPDSPELNRMKSLFERGKLQLDGTTHQAGPTHPHPGPDQRG, encoded by the exons ATGATCCCCGCCGAGGAGGTGTCGGCCCGCAGGAGGGCGATCGAGGGCAAGCTCAAGCAG gaagaagaaacccTGTCCTTTATCAAAGAGAGCCTTGAGAAGAGTGACCAGCTTACAAAGAACATG GTTTctattctttcctcctttgaaaGTCGTTTGATGAAGCTGGAGAACTCGATCATCCCTGTCCATAAACAGAC GAACCTGCAGCGCTTGCAGGAGAATGTGGAGAAGACCCTGTCCTGCTTGGATCACGTCATCAGTTACTCCCATGTGGCTAAGGACACAGAGAAGATCATAAAGGAAGG ccccactgggaggctggaggagtACTTGAATTGCATGGACAAAATCCAGAAGGTGGTGGAATACTTCCAGGACAACAATCCAGACAGCCCAGAGCTGAACCGCATG AAATCCCTCTTTGAGAGGGGCAAGCTGCAGCTTGATGGCACGACGCACCAAGCCGGTCCCACCCATCCTCATCCTGGACCTGATCAGCGGGGATGA